The Solanum lycopersicum chromosome 6, SLM_r2.1 genome has a window encoding:
- the LOC101254807 gene encoding protein FAR1-RELATED SEQUENCE 5 has protein sequence MDFVVDDHISADEEEGSVVELRTVDENVIGGSSSEEALHQVHDVKVDEDLPEREDLILEEAQSLDNSTSDEPFVGLEFESEAAAHAFYNAYATRVGFIIRVSKLSRSRRDGSAIGRALVCNKEGFRMPDKREKIVRQRAETRVGCRAMILVRKISSGKWVVTKFVKEHSHPLCPGKGRRDLIYDQYPNEHDKIRELSQQLAAEKKRSATYKRHLEMIFEHIEEHNQSLSKKIQDIVHNVRELESRDEHHHR, from the exons A TGGACTTTGTGGTTGATGATCACATCAGTGCTGATGAGGAAGAGGGCTCAGTTGTGGAACTCAGAACAGTAGATGAAAATGTGATTGGAGGAAGTTCCAGTGAGGAGGCACTTCACCAGGTGCATGATGTCAAGGTGGATGAAGACCTTCCTGAAAGGGAGGACCTTATATTAGAAGAAGCACAATCTCTCGATAATTCAACTTCAGATGAACCTTTCGTTGGCCTGGAGTTTGAATCTGAAGCCGCAGCACATGCATTTTATAATGCATATGCAACAAGGGTGGGTTTTATCATCCGGGTTAGTAAGCTTTCGCGATCTAGGCGTGATGGCTCCGCCATTGGTCGAGCACTAGTTTGCAACAAGGAGGGTTTTAGAATGCCTGATAAGCGGGAAAAGATTGTGCGACAGAGAGCAGAAACAAGGGTTGGTTGCAGAGCAATGATATTAGTTAGAAAAATAAGCTCTGGGAAATGGGTTGTCACAAAATTTGTCAAGGAGCACTCTCATCCATTGTGCCCAGGCAAAGGTCGCAGGGACTTGATCTATGATCAATACCCG AACGAGCATGACAAAATCCGGGAACTATCTCAACAACTGGCAGCTGAGAAAAAGCGATCTGCTACATATAAGAGGCATTTGGAAATGATTTTCGAGCACATTGAGGAGCACAATCAATCTCTGTCTAAGAAGATCCAAGATATTGTACACAATGTTAGGGAGTTGGAGTCCAGAGATGAACATCATCATAGATAG
- the FRK2 gene encoding fructokinase-2: MAVNGASSSGLIVSFGEMLIDFVPTVSGVSLAEAPGFLKAPGGAPANVAIAVTRLGGKSAFVGKLGDDEFGHMLAGILKTNGVQAEGINFDKGARTALAFVTLRADGEREFMFYRNPSADMLLTPAELNLDLIRSAKVFHYGSISLIVEPCRAAHMKAMEVAKEAGALLSYDPNLRLPLWPSAEEAKKQIKSIWDSADVIKVSDVELEFLTGSNKIDDESAMSLWHPNLKLLLVTLGEKGCNYYTKKFHGTVGGFHVKTVDTTGAGDSFVGALLTKIVDDQTILEDEARLKEVLRFSCACGAITTTKKGAIPALPTASEALTLLKGGA, encoded by the exons ATGGCAGTTAACGGTGCTTCTTCTTCTGGTTTGATCGTCAGTTTCGGTGAGATGTTGATCGATTTCGTTCCGACAGTCTCCGGCGTATCCCTTGCCGAGGCTCCCGGATTTTTGAAAGCTCCCGGCGGTGCACCGGCGAACGTCGCTATCGCGGTGACGAGGCTCGGAGGGAAGTCGGCGTTCGTCGGGAAACTCGGCGACGATGAGTTCGGTCACATGCTCGCCGGGATTCTGAAAACGAACGGCGTACAAGCCGAAGGAATTAATTTTGACAAGGGCGCCAGGACGGCTTTGGCGTTCGTGACGCTACGCGCCGACGGAGAGCGTGAGTTTATGTTTTACAGAAATCCCAGTGCCGATATGTTGCTCACGCCCGCTGAGTTGAATCTTGATCTTATTAGATCT GCTAAGGTGTTCCACTATGGATCAATTAGTTTGATCGTGGAGCCATGTAGAGCAGCACATATGAAGGCAATGGAAGTAGCAAAGGAGGCAGGGGCATTGCTCTCTTATGACCCAAACCTTCGTTTGCCGTTGTGGCCTTCAGCAGAAGAGGCCAAGAAGCAAATCAAGAGCATATGGGACTCTGCTGATGTGATCAAGGTCAGCGATGTGGAGCTCGAATTCCTCACTGGAAGCAACAAGATTGATGATGAATCCGCCATGTCCTTGTGGCATCCTAACTTGAAGCTACTCTTGGTCACTCTTGGTGAAAAGGGTTGCAATTACTACACCAAG AAATTCCATGGAACCGTTGGAGGATTCCATGTGAAGACTGTTGACACCACTGGAGCTGGTGATTCTTTTGTTGGTGCCCTTCTAACCAAGATTGTTGATGATCAAACCATTCTCGAG GATGAAGCAAGGTTGAAGGAAGTACTTAGGTTTTCATGTGCATGTGGAGCCATCACTACAACCAAGAAAGGAGCAATCCCAGCTTTGCCTACTGCATCTGAAGCCCTCACTTTGCTCAAGGGAGGAGCATAG
- the LOC101253693 gene encoding probable carbohydrate esterase At4g34215, with protein sequence MDSTVENVAYSPKNVFILSGQSNMAGRGGVEKHHWDGVVPNECHPDASRIFRLSAHLHYEVAREPLHHDIDAKKTCGVGPGMSFANAIKDRVEAIGLVPCAVGGTAIKEWAHGQHLYVNMINRARAAMSHGGEIKALLWYQGESDTLSQHCVDTYKANMEKLIHDVRADLHLPSLPIIQVAIASGDEKYIEKIREAQKAIDLPNVVCVDAMGLQLKEDNLHLTTEAQVKLGQMLADAYLTHFAPQEPCVATS encoded by the exons ATGGACTCAACCGTGGAAAATGTAGCTTATTCTCCCAAAAATGTATTCATTCTATCTGGGCAAAGCAACATGGCTGGTCGTGGTGGAGTAGAAAAGCATCACTGGGATGGCGTTGTACCAAACGAGTGCCATCCAGATGCTTCTAGAATTTTCCGTCTTAGTGCACACCTCCATTATGAGGTGGCACGTGAGCCACTCCACCATGACATTGATGCGAAGAAGACATGTGGTGTTGGACCTGGAATGTCATTTGCAAATGCAATCAAGGACCGAGTGGAAGCTATTGGGTTAGTGCCATGTGCTGTAGGAGGAACTGCGATAAAGGAGTGGGCACACGGGCAACACTTGTATGTGAATATGATCAACAGAGCTAGAGCTGCCATGAGTCATGGAGGAGAAATCAAGGCATTGCTTTGGTATCAAGGAGAGAGTGATACATTATCTCAGCATTGCGTCGATACATATAAGGCTAATATGGAGAAGTTAATACATGATGTTCGTGCTGATTTGCATCTGCCATCTCTGCCAATTATTCAG GTTGCAATTGCATCAGGAGATGAGAAGTATATTGAAAAGATTCGAGAAGCACAAAAGGCAATTGATCTTCCAAATGTTGTATGTGTTGATGCCATGGGATTGCAGCTAAAGGAAGATAATCTTCATTTAACTACAGAGGCTCAAGTTAAATTAGGCCAAATGTTGGCTGATGCATACCTTACCCATTTTGCACCACAAGAACCTTGTGTTGCTACATCTTGA
- the LOC104648025 gene encoding stigma-specific STIG1-like protein 1 yields MMKLFKVIVIIAIAMGLTISLLTMQHKSNNPEFHEDVKVSDVEVTKRVKVSRFLAQQEIKNPRAADHCHKDNEICHVSEGGRNSTCCNNKCMDLGYDDHNCGACKKKCPFTETCCRGQCVNLSYDKRHCGYCNNRCMTGGYCFYGICDYA; encoded by the coding sequence ATGATGAAGTTGTTCAAAGTCATAGTTATTATAGCCATTGCGATGGGTCTCACCATATCTCTACTCACCATGCAACACAAATCAAACAACCCTGAATTTCATGAGGATGTAAAAGTTTCAGACGTGGAAGTGACGAAGAGGGTGAAAGTAAGTAGATTTCTAGCTCAACAAGAAATCAAGAACCCTAGGGCCGCGGATCATTGCCATAAAGACAATGAAATATGCCACGTGTCGGAAGGTGGTCGAAATTCGACATGTTGTAACAACAAATGCATGGATCTAGGTTACGATGATCACAATTGTGGTGCTTGCAAGAAAAAATGTCCATTCACAGAGACTTGTTGTAGAGGCCAATGTGTGAATTTGTCTTATGACAAAAGGCATTGTGGATATTGCAATAATAGGTGCATGACAGGTGGATATTGTTTCTATGGCATATGTGATTATGCCTAA
- the LOC101253386 gene encoding calmodulin-like protein 3 — protein sequence MSILTLYLRPLLLNKLFGIFQTCTLYILPKATPNLSPIFSQQNKLQPPLNSLQSKNQMQFPAIFFKTRCIFNLFNPILLSLLPKKLISFLPPSWFHQKRIHSRSPAPPQQSPVSVSDAVESHQKRMDSDELRRIFQIFDRNGDGRITKNELNSSLENMGIFIPDPELIQMIEKIDVNGDGCVDIDEFGSLYQTIMDERDEEEDMREAFNVFDQNGDGFICVEELKSVLASLGLKQGRTVEDCKQMINKVDIDGDGMVNYDEFKQMMRGGGFAALS from the coding sequence ATGTCTATATTAACCTTATATCTACGTCCACTCCTTCTAAATAAATTGTTTGGTATTTTCCAAACTTGCACTTTATATATTCTCCCAAAAGCTACTCCTAATTTGTCTCCTATTTTTTCTCAACAAAACAAACTACAACCACCCCTTAATAGTTTACAATCCAAAAACCAAATGCAATTCCCAGCCATTTTCTTCAAAACTCGTTGCATTTTCAATCTCTTCAACCCAATCCTCCTCTCCTTACTCCCAAAAAAACTCATCTCCTTCCTTCCTCCATCTTGGTTCCACCAAAAACGCATCCATTCGCGGTCACCGGCGCCGCCACAGCAGTCGCCGGTTTCCGTTTCCGACGCGGTTGAATCGCATCAGAAGAGAATGGACTCAGACGAACTCCGACGTATCTTCCAAATCTTCGATCGGAACGGCGACGGACGGATAACGAAGAATGAATTAAACAGTTCGTTAGAGAATATGGGGATATTCATACCAGATCCGGAATTAATCCAGATGATCGAGAAAATCGATGTGAATGGAGACGGTTGCGTTGACATAGATGAGTTCGGTTCGCTTTACCAGACCATCATGGATGAACgcgatgaagaagaagatatgcGTGAGGCATTCAATGTGTTCGATCAAAACGGCGACGGATTCATTTGTGTTGAGGAATTGAAATCTGTTCTCGCATCGTTAGGGCTAAAACAGGGACGAACCGTAGAGGATTGTAAACAAATGATTAACAAAGTGGACATTGATGGAGATGGAATGGTTAATTATGATGAGTTTAAGCAGATGATGAGAGGAGGTGGTTTTGCTGCATTGagttag
- the LOC101254211 gene encoding uncharacterized protein yields the protein MMDYRNKLVLAPMVRVGTLPFRLLAAQYGADITYGEEIIDHKIIKCERRVNDVLGTTDIVEKGTDNVVFRTCPEERNRVVFQMGTSDAMRALKAAEIVCKDVAAVDVNMGCPKSFSISGGMGAALLSKPELIHDILTTLRRNLDVPITCKIRLLKDPQDTVELARRIEMTGVSALAVHGRKVPDRPRDPAKWNEIADVAAALSIPVIANGDVFEYEDFQRIRNVTGASSVMVARGAMWNASIFSSEGKTPWEDVKREYVRKSILWDNDIKSTKHTLKEMITHYSSLGSPEGLAVIKSDTFADVAKLYGEEEYYEYVSESRRKQQMK from the exons ATGATGGATTACAGAAACAAGCTAGTCTTGGCTCCAATGGTCCGAGTG GGTACATTGCCGTTTAGGCTGCTTGCTGCCCAATATGGAGCTGACATAACCTATGGAGAGGAGATTATTGATCATAAGATCATCAAATGTGAGCGGCGAGTTAATG ATGTCTTAGGGACTACTGACATAGTGGAGAAGGGAACTGATAATGTTGTTTTCAGAACGTGCCCCGAGGAGAGAAATCGAGTTGTATTTCAGATGGGCACTTCTGATGCCATGAGGGCTCTCAAAGCTGCTGAAATAGT GTGTAAGGATGTAGCAGCAGTTGACGTAAACATGGGATGCCCCAAGTCATTCTCTATTAGTGGAGGCATGGGTGCTGCACTGTTGAGCAAACCAGAGCTCATCCATGAT ATTTTGACAACATTGCGAAGGAACTTGGATGTACCAATAACATGCAAAATTAGGTTATTAAAAGATCCGCAAGATACAGTGGAATTGGCACGACGAATTGAGATGACTGGTGTCTCTGCTCTTGCTGTCCATGGAAG GAAAGTTCCAGATAGGCCAAGAGATCCTGCAAAGTGGAATGAGATTGCTGATGTTGCTGCCGCTCTCTCTATTCCAGTTATAGCAAATGGTGATGTTTTTGAATATGAGGATTTTCAACGTATTAGAAATGTAACAG GTGCTTCATCTGTGATGGTTGCAAGAGGAGCCATGTGGAATGCTTCTATATTCTCTTCTGAGGGAAAAACACCATGGGAAGATGTCAAAAGAGAGTATGTGAGAAAG AGTATATTGTGGGATAATGATATCAAAAGTACAAAGCACACCCTGAAGGAAATGATTACACACTATTCTTCCCTTGGGAGCCCAGAGGGGCTGGCAGTAATTAAATCAGATACCTTTGCAGATGTAGC GAAACTTTATGGAGAAGAGGAATACTATGAATATGTCTCAGAAAGCCGGAGGAAGCAGCAGATGAAATAA
- the LOC101254499 gene encoding protein FAR1-RELATED SEQUENCE 2-like, whose amino-acid sequence MTMDVHNLEDNGAGRVESSAEGQVSTSEADRTQEPNEGMTFESEEAARAYYDEYAGMTGFITRVLSSRKSERDGSIISRGLGCRGIPDNQRPVSLVNQKRDRRRDGCTAMILVKREKPGTWVVRKFVRDHNHPLVIPPSKRRPTSDEKDKRIQELTAELRTKKRLTAAYREQLLSLMKDVESHSEHLSAKVQAVQSILKELEAKRQELSNHSGHHK is encoded by the exons ATGACTA TGGATGTGCACAATTTAGAGGATAATGGTGCTGGAAGAGTAGAATCGTCTGCAGAAGGACAAGTTAGTACATCTGAAGCTGATAGAACCCAAGAACCAAATGAAGGTATGACATTTGAATCTGAAGAAGCTGCCAGAGCATACTACGATGAGTATGCTGGAATGACAGGATTTATAACCCGTGTTCTGTCATCTCGCAAGTCAGAGCGTGATGGGTCAATTATATCACGTGGACTTGGTTGTAGAGGGATACCAGATAATCAAAGGCCAGTAAGTTTAGTCAATCAAAAGCGAGATAGACGACGTGATGGTTGTACAGCAATGATCCTAGTCAAAAGAGAGAAGCCTGGTACGTGGGTGGTCAGAAAATTTGTTAGGGACCACAATCATCCTTTAGTTATACCACCTTCCAAGAGACGCCCAACTTCC GATGAGAAAGATAAAAGAATTCAGGAATTAACAGCAGAACTTCGCACCAAGAAACGACTAACTGCAGCATACCGAGAACAGCTCCTTAGTCTCATGAAAGATGTGGAAAGCCATAGTGAACATCTATCTGCAAAAGTTCAAGCTGTTCAGAGTATTCTTAAAGAACTTGAAGCTAAAAGACAGGAGCTTTCCAATCATAGTGGACACCATAAGTAG